The sequence AAGAAGATACTAGAAGTTCACTTGGATAAAGGAATGAGAGATGGTCAGAAGATTACTTTCCATGGAGAAGGTGACCAAGAACCAGGTTTGGAACCGGGAGACATAGTAATTGTTTTGGATCAAAAGGATCATACTTTATTTACCAGGCGTGGCGATGACCTTTTGATGCATATGGAAATTGAGCTGGTTGAAGCATTGTGTGGCTTCCAGAGACCAATCGCTACTTTAGACAGTAGAACTATTGTCATAACATCCCACCCTGGTC is a genomic window of Ailuropoda melanoleuca isolate Jingjing unplaced genomic scaffold, ASM200744v2 unplaced-scaffold33394, whole genome shotgun sequence containing:
- the LOC117798730 gene encoding dnaJ homolog subfamily A member 1-like, yielding MQIRIHQIGPGMVQQIQSMCLECQGQGERINPKDKCKNCNGRKIVREKKILEVHLDKGMRDGQKITFHGEGDQEPGLEPGDIVIVLDQKDHTLFTRRGDDLLMHMEIELVEALCGFQRPIATLDSRTIVITSHPGQIVKHGDVKSVLSEGMPVYRRPYEKGRLIIE